In one Rutidosis leptorrhynchoides isolate AG116_Rl617_1_P2 chromosome 8, CSIRO_AGI_Rlap_v1, whole genome shotgun sequence genomic region, the following are encoded:
- the LOC139864639 gene encoding F-box/FBD/LRR-repeat protein At1g13570-like: MEPNCIASDVISSLPQEIVEIILSFVPTKHAVRTSILSKKWRYSWTRIPKLVFVEKSMIKAKMRKVLDAIPQVLSMHQGSILEFSLNMYSDDGNVEVDFDKIITYLSRKNSVTKLTLKLVSFNMRIMLPLSLFSLHQLTDLYLTCCKLDHQPPVNGFGMLTSLSLIDVDSTEELILDIVSKSPLLKNFSMKIDDYDDSCQFSHASMCELFGYIPAIERLYLSVHLYEFESSLPKLLTPLVHLKYVRLHDKCYIRKSGLSFFVFLIRSSPNLEKLKLQMRCLDSYEDDTDIDALTLEEYSDIWWGHLKELEVFLTYYADDELPELEYLKLILARSPVLKELNILISDDEFEKGAETKVLGVISNFKRASDTVKITVLLYTADVVLTVDEIYKVALKSLGPNIPGQIFETLSTPKHGDASYETFLRESKGILGLLRKRAQIMTKGVSSDPIRYDM, from the exons ATGGAACCGAATTGTATCGCTTCGGATGTAATCAGCAGCCTTCCACAAGAAATAGTAGAAATCATTCTCTCTTTTGTACCTACAAAACATGCTGTCAGGACGAGCATCCTCTCAAAGAAATGGAGATACAGTTGGACCCGAATTCCTAAACTTGTGTTTGTTGAGAAATCTATGATTAAGGCCAAGATGCGAAAAGTTTTGGATGCTATACCCCAAGTTCTATCGATGCACCAGGGTTCAATACTTGAGTTCTCCCTCAATATGTATTCAGATGATGGAAATGTAGAAGTTGACTTTGACAAAATAATTACTTATTTGTCGAGGAAGAATAGTGTCACGAAACTTACACTTAAGTTGGTTTCGTTCAATATGCGTATTATGTTACCCTTATCTTTATTCTCGTTGCATCAGTTAACTGATCTCTATCTTACATGTTGTAAACTTGACCATCAACCACCTGTTAATGGGTTTGGTATGCTTACTAGTTTATCCCTGATCGACGTAGACAGCACTGAAGAACTGATTCTAGATATTGTGTCCAAGTCACCTTTACTCAAGAACTTCAGTATGAAAATT GATGATTACGATGATAGTTGTCAGTTTAGTCATGCTTCCATGTGTGAGCTATTTGGGTATATACCTGCAATTGAACGTCTCTATCTTTCCGTTCATCTCTATGAG TTTGAGTCTTCTTTACCAAAGCTTCTGACCCCATTAGTCCACCTCAAATACGTACGTTTACATGATAAATGTTACATCCGCAAAAGTGGGTTGTCTTTCTTTGTTTTCTTGATCAGGAGCTCGCCAAACTTGGAGAAACTTAAGCTACAG ATGCGGTGTCTTGATAGTTATGAAGATGACACAGATATAGATGCTCTTACACTGGAAGAGTATTCGGATATTTGGTGGGGGCATTTGAAGGAACTGGAAGTTTTTTTAACGTACTATGCTGACGACGAGTTACCTGAGTTGGAATATTTGAAGCTCATATTGGCCAGGTCACCCGTGCTAAAGGAGTTGAATATACTCATTAGCGATGATGAATTTGAGAAGGGTGCAGAGACAAAGGTGTTGGGAGTCATCTCAAACTTTAAACGAGCATCAGATACGGTAAAAATCACAGTGTTGCTG TATACTGCTGATGTTGTTTTG ACAGTTGATGAAATATACAAGGTTGCATTAAAATCACTGGGTCCAAATATTCCTGGACAGATATTTGAAA CACTCAGCACCCCTAAACATGGTGATGCTTCATATGAGACATTTCTTAGGGAAAG TAAGGGTATCCTTGGATTGTTAAGGAAGAGGGCGCAAATAATGACAAAAGGTGTCAGTTCTGACCCAATTAGATACGATATGTGA